One genomic window of Pseudoxanthomonas sp. includes the following:
- a CDS encoding exopolysaccharide biosynthesis protein, whose translation MTTSSADPQDPRDGAESTRSLLDDMARGDPAERLRLVDLLADLQQSAFGMLLFIGVLPSFIPIPGVAGGISGPLVMLVGAQLLLGLRKPWLPRFIAIRGPARHSVVRFRDVLAKPLRWLEKVVRPRWPAMLDSRLASAFTGLLLLLLGVLLALPIPFTNYLFGLLLLVYVFALLERDGMLLLGAWILGIVAIVVFGVSLKELAQVALHSVDKLF comes from the coding sequence ATGACGACATCGTCGGCTGATCCGCAGGATCCCCGCGACGGCGCGGAATCCACACGCAGCCTGCTGGATGACATGGCCCGCGGCGATCCGGCCGAGCGCCTGCGCCTGGTCGACCTGCTGGCCGACCTGCAACAGAGCGCCTTCGGCATGCTGTTGTTCATCGGCGTGCTGCCCTCCTTCATCCCGATCCCTGGCGTGGCCGGCGGCATCAGCGGGCCGCTGGTGATGCTGGTCGGCGCGCAGCTGCTGCTGGGCCTGCGCAAGCCATGGCTGCCGCGCTTCATCGCCATCCGCGGACCGGCCCGGCATTCGGTGGTGCGCTTCCGCGACGTGCTGGCCAAGCCGCTGCGCTGGCTGGAAAAAGTCGTGCGCCCGCGCTGGCCGGCGATGCTGGACAGCCGCCTGGCCAGCGCGTTCACCGGCCTGCTGCTGTTGCTGCTGGGCGTGCTGCTGGCGCTGCCGATCCCGTTCACCAACTACCTGTTCGGCCTGTTGCTGCTGGTCTACGTGTTCGCGTTGCTGGAGCGCGACGGCATGCTGCTGCTGGGCGCCTGGATCCTGGGGATCGTCGCGATCGTGGTGTTCGGCGTGTCGCTGAAGGAACTGGCCCAGGTGGCCCTGCATTCGGTCGACAAGCTGTTCTGA
- a CDS encoding hemolysin family protein yields MLELLIVCFLIVLNAFFALSEMSLMTSRKLRLKQMAQESRGARVALALAEHPDNLLSTVQIGINLIGILGGVFGGDAIGAIIAGWLNGWFPGIEQYATKIGVATAVTLITAGYVIFGELIPKRLALTNPEKIAAVVAIPVDWLLRFARPVVFVLGAINRAVLRLLGIKDDARNAVTEEEIRMLVSESHEQGVIDDDERNMVNRVLRLGDRTADSLMTPRKRIVWLDVAAPYAENLETMRESQYSRFPVYRENDQDVVGILEVKSLLDRIADHSPELFTELREPLFVSESTHAMKLLEILREEQQSLALVVDEYGEIQGMVTLSDLMNAVVGRHHQLTENIDPKALVVTRDDGSLLVDGSLSNDDLREVLGGVPLPDQEEHDYNTAAGMVIEHFGRIPHVGEHFDWAGWRIEVVDLDGARVDKLLLQKLAGDDDDDIVG; encoded by the coding sequence GTGCTCGAGCTGCTGATCGTCTGTTTCCTCATTGTCCTCAACGCCTTCTTCGCCCTGTCGGAGATGTCGCTGATGACCTCGCGCAAGCTGCGACTCAAGCAGATGGCGCAGGAAAGCCGCGGCGCACGCGTGGCCCTGGCCCTGGCCGAGCATCCCGACAACCTGTTGTCCACCGTGCAGATCGGCATCAACCTGATCGGCATCCTGGGCGGCGTATTCGGTGGCGACGCGATCGGCGCGATCATCGCCGGCTGGCTGAACGGCTGGTTCCCCGGCATCGAGCAGTACGCCACCAAGATCGGCGTGGCCACCGCGGTGACCCTGATCACCGCCGGCTACGTGATCTTCGGCGAACTCATCCCCAAGCGCCTGGCCCTGACCAACCCGGAAAAGATCGCCGCGGTGGTGGCCATCCCGGTGGACTGGCTGCTGCGCTTCGCTCGCCCCGTCGTCTTCGTGCTGGGTGCGATCAACCGCGCCGTGCTGCGCCTGCTGGGGATCAAGGATGACGCGCGCAATGCGGTGACAGAAGAGGAAATCCGCATGCTGGTGAGCGAAAGCCACGAGCAGGGCGTGATCGACGACGACGAACGCAACATGGTCAACCGGGTGCTGCGCCTGGGCGACCGCACCGCCGACAGCCTGATGACCCCGCGCAAGCGCATCGTCTGGCTGGACGTGGCCGCACCCTACGCGGAAAACCTGGAAACCATGCGCGAGTCACAGTATTCGCGCTTCCCGGTGTACCGCGAGAACGACCAGGATGTGGTCGGCATCCTCGAGGTCAAATCGCTGCTGGACCGCATCGCCGACCATTCGCCGGAGCTGTTCACCGAGCTGCGCGAACCGCTGTTCGTGTCCGAATCCACCCACGCGATGAAGCTGCTGGAAATCCTGCGCGAAGAACAGCAGTCGCTGGCCCTGGTGGTGGACGAATACGGCGAGATCCAGGGCATGGTCACCCTGAGCGACCTGATGAACGCCGTGGTCGGCCGCCATCACCAGCTCACCGAGAACATCGACCCCAAGGCACTGGTGGTGACCCGCGACGATGGTTCACTGCTGGTCGATGGCTCGCTGTCCAACGACGACCTGCGCGAGGTCCTGGGTGGCGTGCCCCTGCCAGACCAGGAGGAACACGACTACAACACCGCCGCGGGCATGGTGATCGAACACTTCGGCCGCATCCCGCACGTAGGCGAACACTTCGACTGGGCCGGCTGGCGCATCGAGGTGGTGGACCTGGACGGTGCGCGCGTGGACAAGCTGCTGCTGCAGAAACTGGCTGGCGATGACGATGACGACATCGTCGGCTGA